The following DNA comes from Rosa rugosa chromosome 5, drRosRugo1.1, whole genome shotgun sequence.
AGCTCATGCCTTTTGTCCCAGCAAAAATCAAACAAGAGGACCCTCCGTCAGAATGAAAATCTCCACTTCCAATCTCCTAAAAAAGAAGTGATTTCTGTCAGAGCTAACTGCTTGTACTAGGATTTCAACTACATTAAGATCCCCACCACATGCAACTGTAAACCACACAAAtaccaaaaccctaattttttcACCCTCACCTTCTCAATCCTAAATATGAGGACCAGTACTACTACCACCTCAAGTGGTATCACCCTAAGCACTAAGTCATGTAGAATCAAGTTTGCTCGTAGATTTCTCCGATCCCTTGTGGAAATCAAAAAGCAGAAGCGATCCAGTGCATCATCAAGCGAGGAGGAAATCTGTAAGCGGAGCAAGAGGATAAAGATGGCAGCTTATTCCTCCATGGCTCGTGCGGTTGGGCCACGGATGAATTGGAGCAGAGCTCTTCTTTTCAAGCTGCGGAACCGGGTGGGTTACC
Coding sequences within:
- the LOC133709595 gene encoding transcription factor IBH1-like, whose product is MRTSTTTTSSGITLSTKSCRIKFARRFLRSLVEIKKQKRSSASSSEEEICKRSKRIKMAAYSSMARAVGPRMNWSRALLFKLRNRVGYPRLVKKKKRVTVRSNKVSRSKSSVHIDRGNKLRKLVPGGKSMDFICLLEETAHYITCLNTQVKVMQAIADNLSK